From the genome of Haloterrigena sp. KLK7, one region includes:
- a CDS encoding 50S ribosomal protein L11 → MAGTIEVLVPGGQANPGPPLGPELGPTPVDVQAVVQEINDQTEAFDGTEVPVTVDYDDDGSFEIDVGVPPTAELIKDEAGFDTGSGEPQKDFVADLSIDQVKQIAEQKHPDLLAYDAKNAAKEVVGTCASMGVTIEGDDAREFKEKVDAGEYDDVLLDEAAA, encoded by the coding sequence ATGGCTGGAACCATCGAAGTGCTCGTTCCGGGTGGCCAGGCCAACCCTGGCCCACCGCTCGGTCCCGAGCTCGGACCGACCCCTGTCGACGTACAGGCGGTCGTACAGGAGATCAACGACCAGACGGAAGCGTTCGACGGGACCGAGGTCCCCGTCACCGTCGACTACGACGACGACGGCTCCTTCGAGATCGACGTCGGTGTCCCACCGACGGCCGAACTGATCAAGGACGAGGCCGGATTCGACACCGGCAGCGGCGAACCCCAGAAGGACTTCGTCGCCGATCTCTCGATCGATCAGGTCAAGCAGATCGCCGAGCAGAAACACCCCGACCTGCTCGCCTACGACGCGAAAAACGCCGCGAAGGAAGTCGTCGGCACCTGCGCCTCGATGGGCGTCACCATCGAGGGCGACGACGCTCGCGAGTTCAAGGAGAAGGTCGACGCCGGCGAGTACGACGACGTGCTCCTCGACGAAGCTGCAGCGTAA
- the cutA gene encoding divalent-cation tolerance protein CutA has protein sequence MSTVYITVPPAEADRIAETLVEERLAACVNRLSTTSTYRWEGEIHRDDEVVLLAKTTADAADDLIDRVDEIHPYDVPCIERFDETQVLESFAEWRTESVE, from the coding sequence ATGTCCACGGTCTACATCACGGTTCCACCGGCGGAAGCCGATCGGATCGCCGAGACGCTCGTCGAGGAACGGCTCGCGGCCTGCGTCAACCGGCTGTCGACGACCTCCACCTACCGCTGGGAGGGCGAGATTCACCGCGACGACGAAGTCGTCCTGCTCGCGAAGACGACCGCCGACGCCGCCGACGACCTGATCGATCGCGTCGACGAGATTCACCCCTACGACGTGCCGTGTATCGAACGCTTCGACGAGACGCAGGTGCTCGAGTCGTTCGCCGAGTGGCGGACCGAGAGCGTCGAGTGA
- a CDS encoding HEWD family protein has product MSAQVRPPTARVCERCDRTERWDDDLEAWQIARDDGEKQVGNPHCIHEWDINGTFNPVTGNANAD; this is encoded by the coding sequence ATGAGCGCACAAGTACGACCGCCGACTGCCCGCGTCTGCGAACGGTGCGATCGAACCGAGCGATGGGATGACGACCTCGAGGCCTGGCAGATCGCCCGCGACGACGGCGAAAAGCAGGTCGGCAATCCACACTGCATTCACGAGTGGGACATCAACGGAACGTTCAATCCCGTCACCGGTAACGCGAACGCGGACTGA
- a CDS encoding phosphoenolpyruvate carboxykinase (ATP) — translation MSETGAETRPLVRELPDPTTASNVRYDPSFEELRDLAADDETTTEFGSPSYVSETRSRSADLTKNAVDAAFDERDHDLVDDAIARAGDREMICVDRLMGRHPDATFCCRLFVPVEHAHIALGWRDLFEPSDGREPDLYTVMDPDYDETAVRVLPDEGFTAVLGTDYIGEAKKSFLRLYMYRIKEQGGLGLHAGSKRVRVRDADGDLQTVGQVFMGLSATGKSTLTSHGCWLEDPEDATMLQDDVCGLLPDGTVAGSEGQGLFIKTIGLDAEEQPELYEAATHESAVFENVAVDDDGTVHFDEDRYTSNSRAVVQRDQLESADEEIDLERMDQAFFITRNPLMPPVAKLTDDQAAVAFMLGESIETSAGDPSRAGESIRVVGTNPFIIGPEGEEGNIFRDLIEALDIECYVINTGYLGEKSKDIGVEESVTILTETARGTIEWTDDDRTGLTIPETVPGIDIEEYYVPDHVEDYDEAVAALRAERRDYLEQFDELREEIADAVY, via the coding sequence ATGTCCGAAACCGGGGCGGAGACCCGTCCGCTGGTCCGAGAACTTCCTGACCCGACGACAGCGTCGAACGTGCGGTACGATCCCTCGTTCGAGGAACTCCGCGATCTCGCAGCCGACGACGAGACGACGACCGAGTTCGGATCCCCGTCGTACGTCAGCGAAACGCGATCGCGAAGCGCCGATCTGACGAAAAACGCCGTTGACGCCGCGTTCGACGAGCGCGACCACGACCTCGTCGACGACGCGATCGCCCGCGCGGGCGACCGCGAGATGATCTGCGTCGATCGACTGATGGGGCGCCATCCCGACGCGACCTTCTGTTGCCGACTGTTCGTCCCCGTCGAGCACGCCCACATCGCGCTGGGCTGGCGGGACCTGTTCGAACCGTCGGACGGTCGCGAGCCCGACCTCTACACGGTTATGGACCCCGACTACGACGAGACCGCCGTTCGCGTCCTTCCCGACGAGGGCTTTACCGCCGTGCTGGGGACCGATTACATCGGCGAGGCGAAGAAGTCGTTCCTCCGGCTGTACATGTACCGGATCAAAGAACAGGGCGGCCTCGGTCTCCACGCGGGCAGCAAGCGCGTCCGCGTTCGTGACGCGGACGGCGACCTCCAGACCGTCGGCCAGGTGTTCATGGGCCTCTCTGCGACCGGCAAGTCGACGCTCACCTCCCACGGCTGCTGGCTCGAGGACCCCGAAGACGCCACGATGCTCCAGGACGACGTCTGTGGCCTCCTGCCGGACGGCACCGTCGCCGGCAGCGAGGGTCAGGGACTGTTCATCAAGACCATCGGCCTCGACGCCGAGGAACAACCCGAACTCTACGAGGCCGCGACCCACGAGTCGGCCGTCTTCGAGAACGTCGCCGTCGACGACGACGGGACGGTCCACTTCGACGAGGATCGCTACACCTCGAACTCCCGGGCGGTCGTCCAGCGCGACCAGCTCGAGAGCGCCGACGAGGAGATCGACTTAGAGCGGATGGATCAGGCCTTCTTCATCACCCGGAACCCGCTGATGCCGCCGGTCGCGAAGCTCACGGACGACCAGGCGGCCGTCGCCTTCATGCTCGGCGAATCGATCGAGACCAGCGCCGGCGACCCGTCGCGGGCCGGCGAGTCGATCCGCGTCGTCGGGACCAACCCCTTCATCATCGGTCCCGAGGGCGAGGAGGGCAACATCTTCCGCGACCTCATCGAGGCGCTGGACATCGAGTGTTACGTCATCAACACGGGCTACCTCGGCGAGAAATCGAAGGATATCGGCGTCGAGGAATCCGTCACTATCCTCACCGAAACCGCCCGCGGAACGATCGAGTGGACCGACGACGATCGAACCGGCCTGACGATCCCCGAGACCGTGCCCGGAATCGACATCGAGGAGTACTACGTCCCCGACCACGTCGAGGACTACGACGAGGCCGTCGCGGCGCTGCGGGCCGAACGCCGCGACTACCTCGAGCAGTTCGACGAACTCCGCGAGGAGATCGCGGACGCCGTCTACTGA
- a CDS encoding plastocyanin/azurin family copper-binding protein, whose translation MNRRVYLAAVGSAVSVGLAGCSAVGNAFNSDDPCEGQSCTIGMNRNAFLPDEYEASVGETVVWKNTSEAIHTVTAREASLPEGADYFATGGYEDEQTAIEAWHESQGGKLETRGTFEHTFEVPGTYTYICEPHVNAGMTGRIIVSE comes from the coding sequence ATGAATCGGCGCGTCTATCTCGCCGCCGTCGGCTCCGCCGTTTCGGTCGGACTGGCGGGCTGTTCGGCCGTCGGCAACGCGTTCAATAGCGACGACCCCTGCGAGGGCCAGAGCTGTACCATCGGAATGAACCGGAACGCCTTCCTCCCCGACGAGTACGAGGCCAGCGTCGGTGAGACCGTCGTCTGGAAGAACACCAGCGAAGCGATCCACACGGTGACGGCCCGCGAGGCGAGCCTTCCCGAGGGCGCCGACTACTTCGCGACCGGCGGCTACGAGGACGAACAGACGGCCATCGAGGCCTGGCACGAGTCCCAGGGCGGGAAGCTCGAGACCCGCGGGACGTTCGAGCACACGTTCGAGGTACCGGGGACCTACACGTACATCTGCGAACCGCACGTCAACGCCGGAATGACCGGTCGGATAATCGTCTCGGAGTGA
- a CDS encoding protein sorting system archaetidylserine synthase (This PssA-like phosphatidyltransferase, along with a PssD-like decarboxylase, is required in Haloarchaea for the archaeosortase ArtA to replace the PGF-CTERM sorting signal with a C-terminal lipid anchor.) — MLPRFVGRLGVADAVTIANAALGFVAVVVAFVDIGLAARLILLAAIADGLDGILARRYGGTDTGPYLDSLADVASFAVAPAVVAFVVITEGLEIGFDAVTGELVLVTGVCALFVAMAVTRLGMYTAYDVSGNYTEGIQTTLAATILGAAILAGETHPKLVLAVTGAFCYLMVSRIEYPDLLARDAAIMGVVHALAILVPEFAGRTFPYALLTLGIAYMSLSPWFYWGEGTQSTAPDAHGNA; from the coding sequence ATGCTCCCCCGGTTCGTCGGGCGACTGGGCGTCGCCGACGCGGTGACGATCGCCAACGCCGCTCTGGGATTCGTCGCCGTCGTCGTCGCCTTCGTCGACATCGGGCTCGCCGCGCGCCTCATCCTGCTGGCGGCGATCGCGGACGGACTGGACGGGATCCTCGCTCGCCGCTACGGCGGCACCGACACCGGTCCCTATCTGGACTCGCTCGCCGACGTCGCCTCCTTCGCGGTCGCCCCCGCGGTCGTCGCCTTCGTCGTCATCACGGAGGGTCTCGAGATCGGATTCGACGCGGTCACCGGCGAATTGGTCCTCGTGACGGGGGTCTGTGCGCTGTTCGTCGCGATGGCCGTCACCCGACTGGGGATGTACACGGCCTACGATGTCTCCGGGAACTACACAGAGGGGATCCAGACGACGCTGGCGGCGACGATCCTCGGCGCGGCGATTCTCGCCGGTGAAACCCATCCGAAGCTCGTCCTCGCGGTGACGGGCGCGTTCTGTTACCTGATGGTCTCGCGCATCGAGTATCCCGACCTGCTCGCCCGCGACGCGGCCATCATGGGCGTCGTCCACGCCCTGGCCATCCTCGTCCCCGAGTTCGCCGGCCGCACGTTCCCCTACGCGCTGTTGACGCTCGGCATCGCGTACATGTCGCTGAGTCCCTGGTTCTACTGGGGCGAGGGGACGCAATCGACGGCGCCCGACGCGCATGGAAACGCTTAG